One genomic region from Candidatus Binataceae bacterium encodes:
- a CDS encoding GntR family transcriptional regulator, giving the protein MAPNKRSLRIDLSSTIPVYQQIADQVRAMLVAGQLSPGDRLPTVRQVAVDLGVNHNTVAEAYRNLADEGWLLLERGRGAVVTARSTPAATNKARVAFAQRLRGLIAQVRAAGVSPQVIRSEFEDVAESLLTPKRKEGER; this is encoded by the coding sequence ATGGCGCCAAACAAACGATCACTAAGAATAGACCTCAGCTCAACGATTCCGGTTTACCAACAAATCGCCGACCAGGTGCGCGCGATGCTTGTGGCAGGGCAACTAAGTCCTGGCGACAGGCTGCCTACGGTCCGCCAGGTCGCGGTTGATTTGGGGGTCAACCACAATACGGTCGCTGAAGCGTATCGCAACCTTGCCGATGAAGGTTGGCTCCTCCTGGAGCGCGGGCGCGGCGCCGTTGTGACCGCGCGCAGCACTCCCGCCGCAACCAACAAGGCGCGCGTCGCTTTCGCGCAGCGCTTGCGCGGATTGATCGCGCAGGTTCGTGCGGCCGGAGTCTCGCCACAGGTGATCCGCTCGGAATTTGAAGACGTTGCCGAATCGCTCCTAACGCCCAAACGAAAGGAAGGCGAGCGGTGA
- a CDS encoding LLM class F420-dependent oxidoreductase: MKIGVMIAATAESGDIAEISREAENLGYESLFIPEHPVIPIGFKTPLPGGGGGTLPEHYGRWMDPFVALSVAAAVTRRIKLGTGICLLPEREPIIAAKTIATLDVISGGRVILGVGAGWLREETEALGTRFETRWKRLRETVEALRVLWKEPAPSYEGELVKFPAVRCDPKPIQKSGPPILLGARGPKAIERVVRTYDGWVPIAGKPSSLKRDIEALRKAASERGRNPDTFDISAFIAPAEDGISSDDLQAYKDAGANRLVLFSQGDAIKMASGKTMEIVRRLAPTVERATRLN, translated from the coding sequence ATGAAAATCGGAGTCATGATCGCGGCCACGGCCGAATCCGGAGACATCGCGGAGATTTCGCGCGAGGCCGAAAACCTCGGCTACGAGTCGCTCTTCATCCCCGAGCATCCCGTGATTCCGATTGGCTTCAAAACTCCCCTGCCGGGCGGTGGCGGCGGCACGCTGCCCGAGCATTATGGGCGCTGGATGGATCCCTTCGTCGCGCTCAGCGTCGCCGCCGCGGTGACGCGCCGCATCAAGCTCGGCACCGGAATCTGCCTCCTGCCTGAGCGCGAGCCGATTATCGCAGCCAAGACGATCGCGACGCTCGATGTCATCTCGGGCGGCCGGGTTATCCTCGGCGTGGGCGCGGGATGGCTCCGCGAGGAGACGGAGGCGCTTGGCACGCGTTTCGAGACCCGATGGAAGCGCTTGCGCGAGACGGTCGAGGCGCTCCGCGTGCTGTGGAAGGAGCCCGCGCCCAGCTATGAAGGCGAACTGGTGAAGTTCCCGGCGGTGCGATGCGATCCCAAGCCAATTCAAAAATCCGGACCGCCTATTCTGCTCGGCGCTCGCGGACCGAAGGCTATCGAACGCGTGGTCCGCACTTATGACGGATGGGTTCCAATCGCGGGCAAACCCTCCAGCCTCAAGCGCGACATTGAGGCTCTGCGCAAAGCTGCAAGCGAGCGAGGTCGAAATCCCGACACCTTTGATATCAGCGCGTTCATCGCGCCGGCAGAAGACGGCATCTCGTCCGACGATCTGCAGGCGTACAAGGACGCTGGCGCAAACCGGCTCGTGCTCTTCTCGCAGGGCGACGCAATCAAGATGGCATCGGGTAAAACGATGGAGATCGTGCGTCGGCTGGCGCCGACCGTGGAGCGCGCAACGCGGCTTAACTGA
- a CDS encoding DUF4019 domain-containing protein yields MRRWFEIRIARSILMVLAVLTATCATGWALDQSNAAKDANAAAESWLKLVDAGKFNASWLEASTYFRNAVTKQDWKRQVALWRSALGPVVSRRLRTEQFVTTLPGAPDGQYILIQYDSSFAHKKSAVEIVTPMVDADGKWRVSEYSIK; encoded by the coding sequence ATGAGACGCTGGTTCGAAATACGTATCGCCAGATCGATCCTGATGGTATTGGCCGTGCTCACAGCGACCTGCGCGACGGGTTGGGCGCTCGATCAGAGCAATGCCGCCAAGGATGCCAATGCCGCCGCGGAAAGCTGGCTCAAACTCGTCGATGCCGGCAAGTTCAATGCGAGCTGGCTCGAAGCGTCGACCTATTTTCGCAATGCCGTCACCAAGCAGGATTGGAAACGGCAGGTCGCGCTCTGGCGCAGTGCACTCGGCCCGGTGGTATCGCGGCGGCTCAGAACCGAGCAATTCGTGACCACGCTGCCCGGTGCTCCTGACGGGCAATACATCTTGATCCAATACGATTCGAGTTTTGCGCATAAGAAATCCGCCGTTGAAATAGTCACTCCGATGGTTGACGCCGACGGTAAGTGGCGTGTTTCGGAGTATTCAATCAAGTAG
- a CDS encoding DUF5808 domain-containing protein, whose product MIWFNVLHINPVWTMVVLTMASLEYLMPEFSRPSVAFSITVSPDFRDSADHARIVRRYRRGVLLSAVVGIFIALGGVEQFEAWSGPGAFCAQYLLFIASFAMARAATSRHRAEPDAVREADFTRREPPIMLALLVMAPLVAMCAALAWTYLNWQYIPDPYPVHWGLNGQPDVWVQRTPLHVYGMLALLAGVAALLAFFGYGFLFWIRRPDGTGERAWYRLPTGCIAIMLGAEYFVAASAMLPLGVDVHPYELLLLSLLAASSLCLIIVGPIGSRAPSQSNDYTPDGAWKLGIFYYNPDDAALFVEKRFGLGWTVNFGHTRAWILIGLALAPLGLGFAFVMSLAS is encoded by the coding sequence GTGATCTGGTTCAACGTCCTCCACATCAATCCGGTGTGGACGATGGTCGTGCTGACGATGGCGTCGCTCGAATACCTGATGCCGGAGTTCAGCCGGCCGTCGGTGGCGTTCTCGATCACGGTCAGCCCCGACTTCCGAGATTCCGCCGACCACGCACGCATCGTCAGGCGGTATCGCCGAGGGGTGCTGCTTTCGGCGGTGGTCGGGATCTTCATCGCGCTCGGCGGCGTGGAGCAGTTCGAAGCCTGGAGCGGCCCGGGCGCATTCTGTGCGCAGTACCTGCTCTTCATCGCGAGCTTCGCGATGGCTCGTGCGGCGACTTCGCGCCATCGCGCCGAACCAGACGCGGTTCGCGAGGCCGATTTCACGCGCCGCGAGCCGCCGATCATGCTGGCACTGCTGGTGATGGCGCCGCTGGTCGCGATGTGCGCGGCGCTCGCGTGGACTTACCTCAACTGGCAGTACATTCCAGATCCATATCCCGTCCATTGGGGACTCAACGGCCAGCCCGACGTATGGGTGCAACGCACGCCGCTGCACGTATACGGGATGCTCGCGCTTCTCGCCGGAGTAGCCGCGCTGCTCGCGTTCTTCGGTTATGGATTCCTGTTCTGGATTCGCCGGCCCGACGGCACGGGCGAGCGCGCGTGGTATCGCCTGCCCACGGGCTGTATCGCGATCATGCTCGGCGCGGAATACTTCGTTGCGGCCTCGGCGATGCTGCCGCTCGGTGTCGATGTGCATCCGTACGAGTTACTATTGCTGTCGCTCCTGGCGGCGAGCTCGCTATGCCTGATTATCGTTGGTCCGATTGGAAGCCGCGCCCCCTCGCAATCCAATGATTACACGCCCGACGGCGCGTGGAAGCTCGGCATTTTCTACTACAATCCGGACGATGCCGCGCTTTTCGTGGAGAAGCGCTTCGGACTCGGATGGACCGTGAATTTCGGTCACACCCGCGCCTGGATTCTAATCGGGCTCGCCCTCGCTCCCTTAGGGCTCGGCTTCGCTTTCGTGATGTCGCTGGCCTCGTGA
- a CDS encoding amidase — protein MDTEQICFLSIADLGAMLRARKISSSEVTRSLLDRIRQLDWRLHSYITVLEESALAHAAQADREIEAGRWRGPLHGVPVSVKDLCQTRGALTTAASKVLREWRPDSSATVVTRLEAAGAVMLGKLNQTEFAGGWYHPEFPVPINPWNPAIWPGASSSGSGVATAAGLCFASIGTDTGGSIRAPSAACGVVGIKPTWGRVSRHGVVPLAESLDHVGPMARTVGDAALMLAAIAGYDPLDDTSLRAPVNDYSAMIGKGIEGIRIGVDEKFIARAAPEVGNAVIAATRMLEQCGARIVTIMLPDFDPIVTAGIKILACEAVAAHSKTYPAQSADYGPGFRSMLEVGESLRGADYANAQLVREQFGNRFQAFFEDVDVIACPSLPRIAIPAGGGPPDAKRLLEGNPLMRFMSPFNMSRNPTLSMPCGAGAPPPSLQLIARRLGEATLIQAGAVYEAATEWHRLHPSI, from the coding sequence ATGGACACGGAACAGATTTGCTTTCTATCGATCGCGGACCTCGGCGCGATGCTCCGCGCACGAAAGATCTCCTCCTCGGAAGTTACGCGAAGCCTGCTCGATCGCATCAGACAGCTCGATTGGAGATTGCACTCCTACATCACCGTGCTCGAGGAATCCGCGCTGGCACACGCGGCTCAAGCTGATCGGGAAATCGAAGCGGGCCGATGGCGCGGGCCACTTCATGGCGTGCCAGTTTCCGTCAAGGATCTGTGCCAGACGAGGGGCGCGCTGACGACCGCCGCGAGCAAGGTCTTGCGCGAATGGCGTCCCGATTCGAGTGCGACCGTCGTCACGCGGCTCGAAGCCGCCGGCGCCGTGATGCTCGGCAAGCTGAATCAGACCGAGTTCGCCGGCGGCTGGTACCATCCGGAATTTCCTGTTCCGATCAATCCGTGGAATCCGGCGATTTGGCCTGGCGCGTCATCCAGCGGTTCAGGCGTCGCGACTGCAGCTGGTCTGTGCTTCGCTTCGATCGGCACCGACACAGGCGGCTCGATTCGCGCTCCATCGGCGGCCTGCGGCGTGGTGGGGATCAAACCGACCTGGGGCCGGGTCAGCAGGCACGGCGTCGTTCCGCTGGCCGAATCACTCGACCATGTTGGCCCGATGGCGCGCACGGTAGGCGATGCAGCTCTCATGCTCGCGGCAATCGCAGGTTACGATCCACTCGACGATACGTCCCTGCGAGCGCCGGTTAATGATTACTCCGCGATGATCGGCAAAGGCATCGAGGGTATCCGCATCGGCGTCGATGAAAAGTTCATCGCGAGAGCCGCACCCGAAGTTGGCAACGCGGTAATCGCCGCGACGCGGATGTTGGAACAGTGCGGCGCTCGAATCGTGACGATCATGCTGCCTGACTTCGATCCGATCGTCACGGCGGGGATTAAGATTCTCGCCTGTGAGGCGGTCGCGGCTCACTCAAAGACATATCCCGCGCAATCGGCCGACTACGGGCCGGGCTTCCGCTCGATGCTCGAAGTGGGCGAGTCGCTGCGCGGCGCGGATTACGCAAATGCGCAGCTCGTGCGCGAGCAGTTCGGAAACCGTTTCCAGGCATTCTTCGAAGACGTGGACGTCATCGCCTGCCCTTCATTGCCGCGGATCGCGATTCCGGCTGGCGGCGGGCCGCCGGACGCCAAGCGGCTCCTGGAAGGCAATCCCCTCATGCGCTTCATGTCGCCGTTCAACATGAGCAGGAATCCCACGCTGTCGATGCCCTGCGGCGCGGGCGCGCCGCCGCCGAGCCTGCAGTTAATCGCGCGCCGGCTCGGCGAGGCGACGCTAATCCAGGCCGGCGCCGTATACGAAGCGGCGACCGAATGGCATCGGCTGCATCCCTCGATCTGA
- a CDS encoding LLM class flavin-dependent oxidoreductase: MNVGIFMMPSHPPERSFSEGFEWDLKHLELCDRAGFSEAWIGEHFCSPWEPNPAPDLLIAQGLLRTSRMKLAPGAHLLPYHHPAELACRVAYLDHIAKGRFMFGVGSSGLPSDWRLFNVDGQGGQNRKMTREALDIILKLWESETPFEYRGEYWTVNRIEPMLRTLKFHIKPYQKPHPPIGIAGLTPKSDTLEIAGERGFMPMSLNLSSAYLAEHWASVERGAAKTGRKPRREDWRVVREVYIAETDAEAKRLALKGMLARAYREYLLPLFGDFGLLSLFKHDQKVADSDVTPEYLVEHNWLVGSPRTVKQKFDDMYGACGGFGTMLVLTFDFSEEHEAWAASQQALVSEVMSAPMRIGAQPEVPQFQR, encoded by the coding sequence ATGAATGTTGGAATCTTTATGATGCCGTCGCATCCGCCGGAACGCAGCTTCAGCGAGGGCTTCGAATGGGACCTGAAACATCTCGAGCTGTGCGATCGCGCGGGCTTTTCCGAAGCATGGATCGGCGAGCATTTCTGTTCGCCATGGGAGCCGAACCCCGCGCCTGACCTGCTGATTGCGCAGGGCTTGCTGCGTACGTCGCGGATGAAGCTCGCGCCGGGTGCGCATTTGCTGCCATATCATCATCCCGCCGAGCTCGCTTGCCGCGTCGCCTATCTCGATCACATCGCCAAGGGCCGCTTCATGTTCGGCGTCGGCTCGAGCGGACTGCCGAGTGACTGGCGGTTATTCAATGTTGACGGGCAGGGCGGTCAGAATCGCAAGATGACGCGCGAGGCGCTCGACATCATTCTCAAGCTGTGGGAATCGGAGACGCCTTTCGAATACCGCGGCGAATATTGGACCGTGAATCGCATCGAGCCGATGCTGCGCACGTTGAAGTTCCACATCAAGCCGTATCAGAAACCGCATCCGCCTATCGGCATCGCGGGACTCACGCCGAAATCCGACACGCTCGAAATCGCCGGCGAGCGCGGCTTTATGCCGATGAGCCTGAACCTGTCCAGCGCGTACCTAGCCGAACATTGGGCGTCCGTCGAGCGCGGCGCGGCCAAGACCGGCCGCAAGCCCAGGCGCGAGGATTGGCGCGTCGTGCGCGAGGTTTATATCGCGGAGACCGACGCCGAGGCCAAGCGCCTCGCGCTCAAGGGGATGTTGGCGCGAGCGTATCGCGAATACCTGCTGCCGCTATTCGGCGACTTCGGCCTGCTCTCGCTCTTCAAGCACGATCAAAAAGTTGCCGACTCCGATGTCACGCCGGAGTATCTCGTCGAGCACAACTGGCTGGTTGGCTCGCCGCGCACGGTGAAGCAGAAATTCGACGACATGTACGGCGCCTGCGGCGGTTTCGGCACGATGCTGGTGCTGACGTTTGATTTTTCCGAAGAGCACGAGGCGTGGGCGGCGTCGCAGCAGGCGCTGGTGAGTGAGGTGATGAGCGCGCCGATGCGCATCGGCGCGCAGCCCGAGGTTCCCCAGTTCCAGCGCTAG
- a CDS encoding peroxiredoxin — protein MLNVGESAPDFTVNTHEGKPLTLSSLRGSKILLWFYPKADTPGUTIEGRGFRDQHDAFEKAGIVVLGISFDDAAANAAFVQKFSFPYKLLCDTDRKVGLLYGACTDKTAGYANRISYLIDGNGKIMQTYPKVSPADHPAQVLADAARA, from the coding sequence ATGCTGAATGTTGGCGAGTCCGCGCCTGATTTCACCGTCAATACGCACGAGGGCAAACCGCTCACGCTCTCGTCGCTGCGCGGCAGCAAGATTCTGTTGTGGTTCTATCCCAAGGCTGACACGCCTGGCTGAACGATCGAGGGTCGCGGGTTCCGCGACCAACACGACGCGTTCGAAAAAGCCGGCATCGTCGTGCTGGGCATCAGCTTCGACGACGCCGCGGCCAATGCCGCTTTCGTCCAGAAGTTCAGCTTCCCGTACAAGTTGCTCTGCGATACCGATCGCAAAGTCGGATTGCTGTACGGTGCCTGTACGGACAAGACCGCGGGCTACGCAAATCGCATCAGTTATCTGATCGACGGGAACGGCAAGATCATGCAGACGTATCCGAAAGTGAGTCCCGCCGATCATCCAGCGCAGGTGCTGGCTGATGCGGCTCGGGCCTAA
- a CDS encoding DUF1329 domain-containing protein: MAGAVIASILVLSIEARAHVTPGEVVTADQAQQVADLVSPGNLLLVKQGMTMKIVPTGTIDWPAPYRAATEKYSSQVRLSERGELTNYEAGLPFPMLDYNDPQIAQKIMWNFSYRPQYTDDVDIRDVEAENRNSDPHASDAIEHFTIGHFALYNNVGRTEIAPTPSDPDASSSGIRYRFAVYPILEPSELRGIGFLRYRHLDPALEDDVWIYDPTTRRTRRISPSGLSDTIEGGSQSDSSGVGGTSYANTIDPDSYFGFAAKIEDFDYKLLGVKEMLACVEAEDSPAHACNTDNGRSVCKENWELRHLYVIEATARKTSLFGSPPAVPRRIIYIDSEGFFITASDLYDNDGRLWKTVATFNTYRDRPTIDAKVSIWPFKRIFQTAMVDEDVRTGVSTVMFTPSRDSDYGDSWYINQGVVGPSTLQPDAIVRLGH, encoded by the coding sequence TTGGCAGGCGCGGTCATCGCGAGTATCCTGGTACTTTCAATTGAGGCTCGCGCGCACGTCACGCCAGGTGAGGTCGTTACCGCGGACCAAGCGCAGCAGGTTGCCGATCTCGTCAGCCCTGGAAATCTGCTGCTCGTGAAGCAAGGCATGACGATGAAGATCGTGCCGACCGGCACGATCGACTGGCCGGCACCCTATCGCGCCGCGACTGAGAAATATTCATCGCAAGTCCGACTCTCAGAACGGGGAGAGCTGACGAACTACGAAGCGGGGCTGCCGTTCCCGATGCTCGACTACAATGATCCGCAAATCGCGCAAAAGATCATGTGGAACTTCAGCTACCGGCCGCAGTACACCGATGATGTCGATATCCGCGATGTAGAGGCCGAGAATCGCAACAGCGATCCCCATGCGTCGGATGCGATCGAGCATTTCACGATCGGGCACTTCGCGCTCTACAACAATGTCGGTCGCACGGAAATCGCGCCTACGCCCAGCGATCCCGACGCGAGCTCGAGCGGGATCCGATACCGCTTTGCCGTTTATCCGATACTAGAGCCGTCGGAGCTGCGCGGGATCGGGTTTTTGCGCTATCGCCATCTCGATCCCGCACTGGAAGACGACGTGTGGATTTACGATCCGACCACACGTCGCACGCGCCGTATCTCGCCGAGCGGCCTTTCCGATACGATCGAGGGCGGATCGCAGAGTGATTCGAGCGGGGTCGGCGGAACGAGCTACGCCAACACGATCGATCCCGATTCGTACTTCGGATTTGCCGCCAAAATCGAGGACTTTGACTACAAGCTGCTGGGCGTAAAAGAGATGCTCGCGTGCGTTGAGGCCGAAGATTCGCCGGCTCATGCCTGCAATACTGATAACGGGCGATCGGTGTGCAAAGAGAACTGGGAACTAAGGCACCTCTATGTAATCGAAGCGACCGCGCGAAAGACCTCACTTTTCGGATCGCCGCCGGCCGTCCCGCGCCGGATTATCTATATCGATTCGGAAGGCTTCTTCATTACCGCTTCAGATCTCTATGATAACGACGGAAGATTGTGGAAGACCGTAGCCACTTTCAATACTTACCGCGATCGGCCGACGATCGATGCGAAAGTATCGATTTGGCCTTTCAAACGTATATTTCAGACGGCGATGGTTGACGAAGACGTTCGCACTGGCGTTTCGACTGTGATGTTCACTCCCAGCCGCGACAGTGACTATGGCGACTCATGGTATATCAACCAAGGCGTGGTGGGGCCGAGCACATTGCAGCCCGACGCGATCGTGAGATTGGGACACTGA